ATTGCGGCCGTGGACGAGATAGCGCGGCCGCCGGAACGTATTGCCCGCTTGCCGAAGGCTCCGGCTTTTGTCGATGGTGTAATGAATCTGCGCGGCGCCGCAGTCCCGATCATCGATCTGCGGCGTCGGTTCGAAATCGAGTCGAAGGGACGGTCCGGCAGCGAGCGCATTCTCGTTTTGTCGGCGGGCGGCGCCAAGACCGGTTTCATGGTCGACGCGGTATCGGAGGTCATGAAGATTCACGAAAAAAATATCCGACCCGCTCCAGAGGTTTCGACAGAACAGATGCGATTGATTGGGCGGGTCGCCAATCTGGAGGCACTCGACCGTATGATTTTGCTGGTAGATCCGGCACAGCTTCTCGACCGGATCGAGGCAGAGGTTCTGGCCAAATTCGACCGTAAGGTTGCCTCGCGGGATTCGAAAGCTTCGTGATCAAGCTTCTTATTGCGGATGATTCTGCGCTGATGCGGAAGCTGCTCGAGGGCATTTTCCGAGGCGAAGGTGATTTTGACATTCAACTCGCGCGCAATGGCACCGAAGCGCTCGAATTGGTGCGTTCGTTCGATCCCCATGTCGTCACGCTCGATGTGCAGATGCCGGGTATGGACGGGCTGAGTTGTCTCAGCCAGATCATGATCCAGGCGCCCAGGCCTGTTGTGATGATTTCCTCGCTGACCGCTCAGGGCGCGGACGCAACCCTGGAGGCGATAGAACTCGGGGCCGTGGACTTTATCGCCAAGCCGGCCGGCACAGTTTCGCTTGAGATAGATCGCATGCGCCCTGTCCTGATCGAGAAGGTGCGCGGTGCTGTGCAAGCCAAAATCCGCCCGACCCTTCGGCTGAAGGAGCGCATCAGGCACCAATTTCGTGGCGCGGGCATCGTATCGAGGCCGATCCGTTCTGACCGGTACGGCACTCGAAAAACGGGCCCTCAGTTGAAGCCCGGATTGATCCTTGTCGGGACTTCGACGGGTGGGCCTGCCGCCCTCGACATTGTGCTTCCACGATTGCCGCAGCAACTGCCGTGGCCGGTAATAGTTGCACAGCATATGCCGGCAAACTTCACCGGAGCGTTCGCCAGGCGGCTCGATCGAAATTGCGAGCTGAAAGTCGTCGAGGTTAGCCGTCCGATGCTTTTGGAGCCGGGAACGATTTATATCGGTCGGGGCGACGCCGATGTCGTCGTCAGCAGCCGGCAGTCTGGTCTGCACGCGATGCCAGTGCCTGCGCGGCGTGACTATCCTTGGCATCCCAGCGTGGAGCGGATGGTACAGAGCGCTCTAGAGCATTACGACCCCACCAGGCTGATCGGCGTCCTGATGACCGGGATGGGTAACGACGGCGCCGCCGCAATGACCGAGCTGCGCCAGCGGGGCGGCAGGACAATCGCCGAGGCGGAATCGACTGCAGTGGTATGGGGAATGCCTGGCGAACTCGTGAAAAGCGGCGGGGCTGACTTGGTGAGGCCGGTGGACGAGATCGCCGCGTCGCTCGCCGAATGGATAGCGGCCGATGCCGTTCATTAAGCGTGGTGCATCCACCCCAGTCACCGAAAGCAAGCCCGGCGAAGCAACCGCTCCACACATCGCGGCGCTGAGTAGCCCCGATGCGGAGATGCGCTGGGGTGCGGCACGTGCGCTCGGAGGCGTTGCCGCCGCCGTTCCTGTTCTGGCGGCCGCGCTCGACGGAGAACAGAACCCTCGCGTCCGCGAAGCGATCATGACCGCGCTGATGCGGATCGGCGACGAGGCAAGCGTGCGTACCCTTTTGCCTTACCTGCGCTCGCAGGATGCCAGACAACGCTCAGCGGCGATCGAAACCTTGCAAGCCTTGCCTGGGGCGGTCGAGCCATTTGTGGCGGCGCTCCTTGGCGACGCCGACACAGATGTCCGCCTTCTGGCAACGGAATTAGCGCGCAACATGCCGCCGAAACACGCCACACTCGTGCTGTGCGACCTACTGAAGAAAGAGAGCCATCCCAACGTCTGTGCGGCTGCCGTGGAGGTGCTGGCCGAGGTTGGAACGCGCGATGCCTTGCCGACGTTAAAAGCCTGTGCCGAACGGTTCGCAAACGTACCATTCCTGCCGTTCGCCATAGAGGCCACCATCGCGCGGATTTCGAGCACCGAAAGCTGACACCGGATGGTGCCTCCAGACGTTCCGGTTGCCCGTGCCGTCCTTATTGCCCAGGACGACGTCAGGCGGCTCTGCGAGTTTCTCTATCGCCGGACCGGCATGTCGTTCGACGACAGCAAGCGCTACTTCATCGACCGTCGTTTAGCCGAGCGAATTGCTGCAACGGGATCAGGCTCCTTCCAATCGTATTTCGCCACGCTGAGGGCGGATGCCGGGCACGAGATCGAGCATCTGGTCAATGCCTTCACGGTGAACGAGACCTATTTCTATCGAGAGGATCATCAGCTTCGATGCATGACCTCGCATCTTCTCAGCGATCTCCTGCGGCGGAAGAGGACCGGTGACTCCATCCGCATCTGGTCGATCCCTTGTTCAACGGGCGAAGAACCTTATTCGATCGCCATGTGGCTGATGGAGAACTGGAGCGAGGTTGACAACTACAACATCGAGATCGTGGCATCTGACATCGACACCCGGGCGCTCAAGGCCGCGGCCGAGGGTATCTACGGCGCCCGTGCGTTGATGCGATTGTCGCGCGACATGATCGAACGGTATTTCGAGCGGATCGACGACGGGCGGGTCCGGATCGATCCAGGACTCCGTGATTCCGTACAGTTTACGCAGGCCAATCTGGTCGACGGGCCGGACATGACTCGTTATCGAGATTTCGACATCGTGTTCTGCAGAAACGTTCTCATCTATTTTGACGATACATCGCGCCGCGTTGCAGCGGAAAACCTTTATGATTGTATGCGTCCAGGCGGCTACATTTGCCTCGGACACTCCGAGACGATGAGCCGCATCTCGCCTCTTTTCAGTGTCTGCCGTTATCCCGAGGCGATCGTTTATCAGCGGCCGGAGGCGACAGATGACGGAAGTTGAAATGCCGGTCGCTAATACCAAAACACGAATCCTGATTGTCGACGATTCATCCCTCGTTCGGCTCTATTGCCGAGATATTCTCGAAAAGGCTGGCCTCGAGGTCGAGCAGGCCATCAACGGCATCGAAGCCATGGAAAAGGTGCTAACCCAAACTTTCGATCTGGTCATCGTAGATGTGAATATGCCGAGGATGGACGGCTTTTCTTTTATCCGGGCGCTTCGCAATAACGTAGCCGACGTTTCCACGTTGCCGGCGCTTGTCATCACCACCGAAGCCGGATCGCAGGACCGCGACGAGGCGAGATCTGCCGGCGCCAATTTCTATTTGGTCAAGCCGTTGTCTGAATTTGACTTGCTCCGCCATGTAGCAGTTCTGACCGGAGCACCGCGGTGAACGCGCTTCACGAGCAATTCGTCGTCGAGGCGCGAGAGCTGATCCAGCAGGCGAACGACGATCTTATCGCTGCCGAACGGGAAGGATTTTCGGAGGACCGGATCGATCGGGTGTTCCGCGTTTTTCACACGTTGAAAGGCTCTGCAGCGGTCGTCGAGCTTCCGGCTATGGGCTTGGTCATGCATGCCGCGGAGGACCTGCTTTCGGCGATCCAGGCGGGGCGGGTTGGTGCGACGTCGTTAGTGATTGATCATGCGTTGGGTTGCATTGATCAAGTCGCAATCTGGGTGGACGAGTTTGAAGCGCATGAGGCGTTGCCGGCCGAAGCGGGTGAAGCCGCGCGCAAAATGGCCGATGGCTTGAGAGGGCTGATTTCGACTCAGGGTTCGTCTGGCGCAGGTGCTGAACGCATGGCCGCCCGGGGGCGCGGTCAGATCCCAGGCTGGGTCGAAAGGCTCCTCACGTCTCCGGATATGCCCAAACCCGCGCCGCTACCACCGCTCATCGCATTTTGTTACGAGCCGAATGCCGGTTGCTTCTTCGACGGCGACGATCCGCTGGAGGTGGTACGCCGTCTGCCTGGCCTGCAGCTTTTTCATATGGAATCCAGCGAAGCGCTGCCGCCGCTCGCTGAACTCGATCCGTACACCTGCAATCTCCGGCTGCTTGGGATCTGCGCTGCGACCTCCGCCGAGCTTGCCGCCGTGTTCCGTTTGCTGCCGGACCAGGTCCGTGTGTTTGAAATTCCGCCCGAAGCCGGGCCGTTACCGCGGCACCGGTCAGACGTTGTCGAAGCAACAGCTCTGACGCGTGCGGTGCTGGAGGAGCAGGTTCTCGTCTTACGGGTGTCCCGAAATCCTGAGCACGAAGCCGGCCGAATAGGGTCAGCGATGCGGGCCGCTTTGGCAGCGCTACGCTACGGTGGACGCGGAGATTTGGGCGAGAACATTGGCCGCGCCGGCGCCGCGGCCCTGTCGAAGTCCGAACCGTCGGTGCTGATCGAGGCGATCGACGAAGCGCTCCGATTGCTGATGTCCGAGACTGACGACTCGGCTGGGAATGACGGGGAGGGGCAGGAGCCAACGTCGTCGGCTCCGAGAGCACACTCGGTTGGCCGCTCAATTCGCGTCGATGAATCGAGAATCGATGCCTTGGTAGACCTGGCTGGTGAGTTGCTTGTGGTGAAGAATGGCTTTGCGCATCTGGCCAAACGCGCCGAAGGCGAGATTGGCGGATACGATCTCGCGCATGCCATCAGGGAGCAGAACGAGGTTTTGGAGCGGCTGACCGGTGTGCTTCATGGAGCTGCGCTGCAGCTTCGGATGGTCCCTTTGGCGCAGGTGTTCCGGTCGTTTCCCAGGCTTGTGCGCGACTTGTCGCAACAGCTCGGCAAGGATGCCACAATTGTGGCTCTTGGAGAGACGATTGAAGCGGACAAGACGATTGTCGATCTTCTGTTCGAACCGCTGATGCATCTGGTCCGCAACGCGCTCGATCATGGCATCGAAGAGCCTGAGCAGCGCCGTGTCGCGGGTAAGCCTGAGGTGGCGAGGCTCACCTTGCAGGCCGCGCGAAGAGGCGATCGGCTCATCGTTGAAGTCATCGACGACGGGAGAGGCATTGACCCTACAGTCATCAAGGGCAAGGCCGCAGAGAAAGGACTGCTGTCGCAGGATGATTTGGCCACGTTAGCAGATGAGCGGGCCATCGATTTGATCTTCGCTGCTGGCTTCTCCACTGCGGCGGAGATCTCGAATGTATCGGGACGCGGCGTAGGTATGGATGTGGTGAGGGCAACGATCGAGCGCATCGGCGGCCGGGCGTCGGTGTCAAGCAAGGTTGGTGCCGGCACTACAGTCAGTCTCGACCTGCCTATGAACATCACATTGATGCGGATCATGGTGGTCGAATCCGGCGGTCAGGTTTTTGGCATTCCGATGGACGCGGTATCCGAAACCGTGCGTTTGACGCCGGACCGGATCAGCAGGTTTAAAAACAATGACGGGTTTGTTTTGCACGAGCGCGTGGTGCCCATTTGCTCGCTGGCGGAATTGATGAATCTGCCCGTTACGGATCCCGTTGACGGAGGAGTTAGGCTCGTTGTCGTTGCCGAGGTCGCTGGCCGGACGACGGCGCTCGAAGTTGACGGCATCCGCGACCGGCTTGAGGTGGTGCTCAAGCCCATGCAAGGCCTGCTCGCGAACGCCCGCGGCTATGCCGGGACGACGCTACTGGGCGATGGTGTTGTGCTGCTCGTGTTGGACTTGACGGAGTTATTGCCGTGACGGTTCGCCGCGACAGCGATGGAAAAATCGTCCTCGACGGCATCTGCCCAGTCGAGGACGCCGAACTGCTATGTCAGCTTTTGCTGGCGACCCCTGCAGCGACATGCGATTGGACCGGCTGCACCCGCCTTCACACTGCTGTGACGCAAGTCCTCTTCGCCGCCAAGCCTAAATTGGCCGGCCCGTGCGGAGACCCCTGGAGCGAGCGGTGGGTCGCTCCGCAGTTGCGATGATGGGCTTACATCATTTGACATAGCGCCCTGGGACGTGTGG
The Rhodoplanes sp. Z2-YC6860 genome window above contains:
- the cheB gene encoding chemotaxis protein CheB is translated as MIKLLIADDSALMRKLLEGIFRGEGDFDIQLARNGTEALELVRSFDPHVVTLDVQMPGMDGLSCLSQIMIQAPRPVVMISSLTAQGADATLEAIELGAVDFIAKPAGTVSLEIDRMRPVLIEKVRGAVQAKIRPTLRLKERIRHQFRGAGIVSRPIRSDRYGTRKTGPQLKPGLILVGTSTGGPAALDIVLPRLPQQLPWPVIVAQHMPANFTGAFARRLDRNCELKVVEVSRPMLLEPGTIYIGRGDADVVVSSRQSGLHAMPVPARRDYPWHPSVERMVQSALEHYDPTRLIGVLMTGMGNDGAAAMTELRQRGGRTIAEAESTAVVWGMPGELVKSGGADLVRPVDEIAASLAEWIAADAVH
- a CDS encoding HEAT repeat domain-containing protein, giving the protein MPFIKRGASTPVTESKPGEATAPHIAALSSPDAEMRWGAARALGGVAAAVPVLAAALDGEQNPRVREAIMTALMRIGDEASVRTLLPYLRSQDARQRSAAIETLQALPGAVEPFVAALLGDADTDVRLLATELARNMPPKHATLVLCDLLKKESHPNVCAAAVEVLAEVGTRDALPTLKACAERFANVPFLPFAIEATIARISSTES
- a CDS encoding response regulator gives rise to the protein MTEVEMPVANTKTRILIVDDSSLVRLYCRDILEKAGLEVEQAINGIEAMEKVLTQTFDLVIVDVNMPRMDGFSFIRALRNNVADVSTLPALVITTEAGSQDRDEARSAGANFYLVKPLSEFDLLRHVAVLTGAPR
- a CDS encoding chemotaxis protein CheA yields the protein MNALHEQFVVEARELIQQANDDLIAAEREGFSEDRIDRVFRVFHTLKGSAAVVELPAMGLVMHAAEDLLSAIQAGRVGATSLVIDHALGCIDQVAIWVDEFEAHEALPAEAGEAARKMADGLRGLISTQGSSGAGAERMAARGRGQIPGWVERLLTSPDMPKPAPLPPLIAFCYEPNAGCFFDGDDPLEVVRRLPGLQLFHMESSEALPPLAELDPYTCNLRLLGICAATSAELAAVFRLLPDQVRVFEIPPEAGPLPRHRSDVVEATALTRAVLEEQVLVLRVSRNPEHEAGRIGSAMRAALAALRYGGRGDLGENIGRAGAAALSKSEPSVLIEAIDEALRLLMSETDDSAGNDGEGQEPTSSAPRAHSVGRSIRVDESRIDALVDLAGELLVVKNGFAHLAKRAEGEIGGYDLAHAIREQNEVLERLTGVLHGAALQLRMVPLAQVFRSFPRLVRDLSQQLGKDATIVALGETIEADKTIVDLLFEPLMHLVRNALDHGIEEPEQRRVAGKPEVARLTLQAARRGDRLIVEVIDDGRGIDPTVIKGKAAEKGLLSQDDLATLADERAIDLIFAAGFSTAAEISNVSGRGVGMDVVRATIERIGGRASVSSKVGAGTTVSLDLPMNITLMRIMVVESGGQVFGIPMDAVSETVRLTPDRISRFKNNDGFVLHERVVPICSLAELMNLPVTDPVDGGVRLVVVAEVAGRTTALEVDGIRDRLEVVLKPMQGLLANARGYAGTTLLGDGVVLLVLDLTELLP
- a CDS encoding CheR family methyltransferase, whose translation is MVPPDVPVARAVLIAQDDVRRLCEFLYRRTGMSFDDSKRYFIDRRLAERIAATGSGSFQSYFATLRADAGHEIEHLVNAFTVNETYFYREDHQLRCMTSHLLSDLLRRKRTGDSIRIWSIPCSTGEEPYSIAMWLMENWSEVDNYNIEIVASDIDTRALKAAAEGIYGARALMRLSRDMIERYFERIDDGRVRIDPGLRDSVQFTQANLVDGPDMTRYRDFDIVFCRNVLIYFDDTSRRVAAENLYDCMRPGGYICLGHSETMSRISPLFSVCRYPEAIVYQRPEATDDGS